Within Bacteroidota bacterium, the genomic segment CAAAATCTTGAAGAAGCGATTCATGTGGTGAGGAGCGAAATAGCCAAGATTGCGGAAAGCGGCGTTACTGAAGCTGAACTTGAGCAGGCAAAAAAATACATAATTGGCTCCTATGCAATCAACAATCTTGATACATCCGGCAAAATCGCAAGGGTCCTGGTTGCAATCCAAACTGAAGGATTGGGAATAGATTATATCGACCGGCGCAGGGAAATCATCGGTGGGGTAACATTATCTGATGTGAACAGAGTTGCGCGTGAACTATTGTCGGTAGAACCGACAGTCGTAATCGTCGGACCAGCTACTCAGTGATTTCTTCAGTCATAGATTTTTGACTTGCCAAGCGCCTTTTTGCGCAGTTTTTAATTGCGGTATTTATTAGGTGATTTATCAGGTTGTTATCATCCACCCGCAGTTCTATTTTCAATACTTGCGATGCTTCCAGCAGTTTGCCCGGCAATTTTCCCATACCATTTAACCGTGCCGCATCCTTGGATGTAGTAAGCAAAGTAAGATCGCTTGCTTTTGCCCGCTCAAGCAATTCTGTACATTCTTCGTCCGTATAAAAATGGTGATCCCCAAATGCTTCAATTTCCTGAACATCCGTACCGAGCTTCTCGAGCGTGTCAGAAAATTTTGTTGGATCAGCTATTCCCGCATAAGCAAGAAACTTTTTCTTGGGCAAAGTGTTCTTTGGTTTAACAGTGGCTTGTATAACAGGCTTACCGGCTCTCGAACTGCGTCTTATTACAAATTCTCCACGCGCACCCTCACCGATTACAAGAACAGCATCAGCACGCATTAATTGCTGACGAAAAGGCACACGAACCGGCCCAGCAGGTACGGCAAACCCGTTACCAAGACCGCGCTTTG encodes:
- the lpxK gene encoding tetraacyldisaccharide 4'-kinase; this encodes MALDEAPPFWWENPSWQAWLLSPLSFIYGRAAAKRMNFAASSSVNIPVICVGNFITGGAGKTPTVEMLSRFARAQGLRPGVLTRGYGGAITAPTIVKKDRHNAHDVGDEALLHASHAITAVSADRPSGAQLLVDNGCQIILMDDGFQNPSLTKDFNLVVVDAKRGLGNGFAVPAGPVRVPFRQQLMRADAVLVIGEGARGEFVIRRSSRAGKPVIQATVKPKNTLPKKKFLAYAGIADPTKFSDTLEKLGTDVQEIEAFGDHHFYTDEECTELLERAKASDLTLLTTSKDAARLNGMGKLPGKLLEASQVLKIELRVDDNNLINHLINTAIKNCAKRRLASQKSMTEEITE
- a CDS encoding insulinase family protein, which encodes QNLEEAIHVVRSEIAKIAESGVTEAELEQAKKYIIGSYAINNLDTSGKIARVLVAIQTEGLGIDYIDRRREIIGGVTLSDVNRVARELLSVEPTVVIVGPATQ